Proteins encoded in a region of the Halothiobacillus diazotrophicus genome:
- a CDS encoding pilus assembly PilX family protein, protein MNTFLETTLKTSPTLSGKPQGHRQQGVALVVALVLLVLVTLVGLAAIRGTTMQQKMASNLYDREIAFQSTEAALRAAAAAILTNSAVIARNCGAGGVLCQGDPFTDTANPVAASAIITVPQGTGSGQYSADTVAAGQPQYVIENMGDWPDPNLNVGYNQSANAAQYGAQGTATSAIYYRITARSSNPTNTGDRAIVTLQAMVKQ, encoded by the coding sequence ATGAACACGTTCCTTGAAACCACCCTGAAGACAAGCCCGACTCTTTCCGGCAAGCCACAAGGCCATCGACAGCAAGGGGTAGCGCTCGTCGTCGCATTGGTTTTGCTGGTTCTCGTCACGCTGGTCGGACTCGCCGCCATCCGCGGTACGACCATGCAACAGAAAATGGCCAGCAACCTCTATGATCGGGAAATCGCATTTCAGAGCACCGAGGCCGCCCTGCGGGCCGCCGCGGCAGCCATCCTGACCAATTCGGCCGTGATCGCCCGCAACTGCGGCGCGGGCGGCGTCTTATGCCAAGGCGACCCCTTCACCGACACCGCGAACCCGGTCGCCGCCAGCGCGATCATCACGGTTCCGCAGGGCACCGGTTCGGGGCAATACTCGGCCGACACGGTGGCCGCCGGGCAACCGCAATACGTTATCGAGAACATGGGCGACTGGCCGGACCCCAACTTGAATGTGGGCTACAACCAATCGGCCAATGCCGCCCAATACGGTGCCCAGGGCACAGCCACCTCGGCCATCTATTACCGCATCACGGCACGCAGCAGCAATCCGACCAACACGGGTGATCGCGCCATCGTGACCCTGCAAGCCATGGTCAAGCAATGA
- a CDS encoding PilW family protein, with translation MSQLLKHTGSTSRGFTLVELMVALVLGLVVIGGVVSVFLSNQQSYRTNQALADVQDSSRIAFELMARDIRDAGMTGCGNTDRVANVLKTGPNGTNTDWWANWGNAVIGYDNGVADPAVTTGTGLNQRVAGTDSIQLIGADGNGLSIVKHTATAATFFINAATTSIQAGDVVIVCDPDHAAITQVTNYNSNNVSLVHNTGLGTPGNCSKGLGYPTQCTTNGNTYTFTPNSQIAKLAATDWYIGNNPVGGRSLYRIALVNNAGTPTPTPQEMVRDVTDMQITYHQSNGANANAFVGASSITDWLKVDAVQVTLTLQSANLRAGTDGQPIQRIFTATTTLRNRVN, from the coding sequence CACGCGGTTTCACCCTCGTCGAACTCATGGTCGCCCTCGTCCTGGGGCTGGTCGTGATTGGCGGGGTGGTCAGCGTATTTCTCTCCAACCAACAGTCGTATCGCACCAATCAGGCGCTGGCCGATGTGCAGGATAGCTCACGCATTGCTTTCGAATTGATGGCGCGCGATATCCGGGATGCCGGCATGACCGGCTGCGGCAATACGGATCGCGTCGCGAACGTTCTGAAAACGGGCCCCAATGGCACCAATACCGACTGGTGGGCCAACTGGGGCAATGCGGTCATCGGCTACGACAATGGCGTCGCCGATCCCGCCGTCACGACCGGCACCGGTCTCAACCAGCGCGTGGCCGGCACCGACTCCATTCAACTGATCGGGGCCGACGGCAACGGCCTGAGCATCGTCAAACACACCGCAACCGCCGCAACCTTCTTCATCAATGCGGCCACCACGAGCATTCAGGCAGGGGATGTCGTGATCGTCTGCGATCCGGATCACGCCGCCATTACCCAGGTCACGAACTACAACTCCAACAACGTTTCCCTGGTGCATAACACCGGTCTGGGCACGCCCGGCAACTGCTCCAAGGGTCTGGGATACCCCACCCAGTGCACGACCAACGGCAACACCTATACGTTCACGCCCAACTCCCAGATCGCCAAACTGGCCGCCACGGACTGGTATATCGGCAACAACCCGGTGGGCGGCCGCTCCCTCTACCGCATTGCTCTGGTCAACAATGCGGGCACGCCCACCCCGACCCCCCAGGAAATGGTGCGCGACGTGACCGACATGCAAATCACCTATCACCAAAGCAACGGTGCCAACGCCAATGCGTTCGTGGGGGCCAGCAGCATCACTGACTGGCTCAAGGTCGATGCCGTGCAGGTCACCCTCACCCTGCAAAGTGCGAATCTACGTGCCGGCACCGACGGACAGCCCATTCAACGCATCTTCACAGCGACAACCACACTCAGAAACCGGGTGAACTGA